From Triticum aestivum cultivar Chinese Spring chromosome 7B, IWGSC CS RefSeq v2.1, whole genome shotgun sequence:
CCCTGGCCTGGAACTGATAGCCTGGCAGGCATTTTGCTTAGCCTGGCTCGGGCCGATGAATTTGGACGCCTGCCACCCAGGATTAATTAGTGCACCTGCATGTGATTATCTATGGTTTGCATGCTCACTGCCGTCAACTCAACCTGACATGCTGATTTTTTTTATTGTGTATGTATGTGTGGGGAGCTCCTAGTCAGCGCTGAAGGCGCCTTCGAACTCAGGACGGGATTGTTGCGGGTGCACCTCACTAACCACTAGACCAAACTAGCTTTGTTATTTACTACAAGAAAACAGTTCTACTTAACCATTCCGTGCAGTAAAACATTAAtatatactcaatataaattatctCAAAAAAaagtgaattcaaaaaaaattcatcaaaattttaagaaaagtttcaaaaaaatgaaaaaggttcatcgattttcgaaaaaagttcattgaattcgaAGAAAGTTTAAaggattcaaaaaaagttcattgaattcaaaaaaagttcatcagattcaaAAAAAGttaaaaagttcatcggttttgaaaaaagtttatcaaattcggaaaaagttcatcgaatttgaaaaaaattcatcggatttggaaaaagttcatcgaattttgaaaaaaagttcatcgattttgaaaacagttcatcagattcaaaaaaagttcatcggatttgaataaaagttcacaaatctgaaaaaagttcatcgatttgaaaaaaaaagttcatcgaactcggaagaagaaaaaggaaaaaacagaaaacgaaaaaggaaaaaaggaaaaaaagaaaaaggtaaAAAGGGAAAAGGTAAAAGAAAGTAAAAGTTCATTCTAAACAAAATCAGGTGTGTTGGCGTGGTTGTATCACCCACGGTACTATGTGTGTGAGGTCTGTGGTTCGAATCACAGCTAACACATGTATTTTTGcttattaaaacagagaagaaaaaaatctattgggccggcccatcgcgCGAGCGCTTCAGGCGCCGGTTATATGCGCCAAATAGGAAATCCCGTATTTGTGTCAGGCAAGGCGTTCAACCAAACAGTAGGTGCACATGCAAGCCTGACCAGACATATTTTCCCTTTTCTCCAGGCTACCAGGCATCATTTTTTGCCTGGCATGAAGCCCAGGCATCAACCAAACAGACCTACAATTTGTAAGCTCAGGTGAAAAAAACTCATCCCCGTAGTTGCATGTAGGCCATTCTAGCCCATCTGGGTCGTAGCCAGCCCATTTAACCTTCTCTAGCCAGCTCATGTAGACCATTCTGGCCCATATGGATCTTAGCCAGCCCATTTATTAGCCTTCCTTCTCTAACCTTTTCCCCAAGGAGAGAAACGAGAAAGGCTCACCGTGGAACCGATCGAATCGCAgcgaagcagcggcggcggcggcgatggggatcGGCGAGCACTTTGAGGGCGTGAAGCAGCACTGGGCGCGCAACTTCGCCTTCCTCGACTACTTCAAGAAGGTCTACGGCCGCGACCAGCCCCTCCCCAAGTGGTCCGACGCCGACGTCGAAGAGTTCATCGCCTCCGACCCCGTCTACGGCCCGCAGGTATCTCCCTGCCCTGCCCTCTCCCGCAACCCGATCCCGATCTTTCCCTTCCTCCTCCCTCTAAATTACGGAGATCCGTTTCCAGCTCAAGGCCCTGAGGGAGTCCAGGAAGTTCGCGCTCGGCGGGGCCCTGGCCGGCGCCGCGCACCTCGGCGGCGTTGCCTTCAAGTACTCCAAGAGCCCGCACGGTACGGAAAATCTCTCGATCGATCTTGATTCTGGGCTTGCACGCGTCGTCGTTG
This genomic window contains:
- the LOC123159422 gene encoding succinate dehydrogenase subunit 6, mitochondrial translates to MGIGEHFEGVKQHWARNFAFLDYFKKVYGRDQPLPKWSDADVEEFIASDPVYGPQLKALRESRKFALGGALAGAAHLGGVAFKYSKSPHGVVLATGFGALTGAVLGSEVAEHWYELYKMDKQGANLRFIYWWEDKVSGQKN